CCATGCGCGAGTTCTGCGAGTTCCGCAACCTGCTGCCTCGCGGCGTGAAGCTGGCGCCGGAAGATGTCTGGGAACGCATCGCCTTCGTCTTGTCGATGAAGATGCAGGAACCGCAATTTTCCGGCCAGACCAAGGAGCGCCTGTCGTCCCGCGAGGCGGCGGCGTTTGTTTCCGGCGTGGTCAAGGACGCGTTCAGCCTGTGGCTCAACGCCAATCCTGAGACCGGCCTGGCCCTGGCGGAGCTGGCGATCAACAACGCCGGACGTCGTCTCAAGGCCAGCAAGAAGGTCGAGCGCAAGCGCATCACCCAGGGGCCGGCATTGCCGGGCAAGCTCGCCGATTGCGCCGGGCAGGACCCGATGCGTTCCGAGCTGTTCCTGGTGGAAGGTGACTCCGCCGGCGGTTCGGCCAAGCAAGCGCGGGACAAGGAGTTCCAGGCGATCCTGCCGCTGCGGGGCAAGATCCTCAACACCTGGGAAGTGGACGGCAGCGAAGTGCTGGCCAGCCAGGAAGTGCATAACATCGCGGTGGCCATTGGCGTCGATCCGGGCGCCGCGGACATGAGCCAGTTGCGCTACGGCAAGATCTGCATCCTCGCCGACGCCGACTCCGACGGCTTGCACATCGCCACATTGCTGTGTGCCCTGTTCGTCCAGCATTTCCGCCCGCTGGTGGACGCCGGTCACGTCTACGTGGCGATGCCGCCGCTGTATCGCATCGACCTGGGCAAGGAAATCTACTACGCCCTGGACGAAGCCGAGCGCGACGGCATCCTCGATCGCCTGGTGGCCGAGAAGAAACGTGGCAAGCCGCAGGTCACCCGATTCAAGGGCCTGGGCGAAATGAACCCGCCGCAGTTGCGTGAAACCACCATGGACCCGAACACCCGCCGCCTGGTGCAGTTGACCTTGGATGACTTCGAGGCGACCTCGGAAATGATGGATATGTTGCTGGCGAAGAAACGCGCCGGCGACCGCAAGTCCTGGCTCGAATCCAAAGGGGACTTGGCCGAGGTCCTGGCCTGATGCGCAACGGGTTCGCCCTGGGATTGTTGCTGTGGGCGGGGGTGGTAGTTGCAGGGCCCGCGCCGGAATTGAAGCTGGTGTCCGAGCACGTCGTCGATGGCCTGCGCGGCGGCAACCTGTCCGGGCTTGCGCTGTGCGGCAGCGAGATGTGGACCGTGTCCGATCGCGACGATGACCAAATCTACCGCCTCAACCCCGACGATGCGCCGGTTTGGCAGGCTGAAGCGGTGGCTATCGAAGTGCCGCGGGTGCCGGACAGCGGTTTGCCCTGGGGCTTGAGCTCGCGGACGTGGGCGGCGTCGTTTCTGCGCGGTGGCGAGTTGGATTTCGAAGGCGTCAGTTGCGACAGCGCCGGCAATCGCTACGTGGTCAGCGAGTCCCATGCCGCCGTGCTGCTCGTGC
This is a stretch of genomic DNA from Pseudomonas marvdashtae. It encodes these proteins:
- the parE gene encoding DNA topoisomerase IV subunit B: MATPSASSYNADAIEVLSGLDPVRKRPGMYTDTSRPNHLAQEVIDNSVDEALAGHAKSVQVILHADHSLEVSDDGRGMPVDIHPEEGVSGVELILTKLHAGGKFSNKNYQFSGGLHGVGISVVNALSTQVRVRVKRDGNEYQMTFADGYKATELEVIGTVGKRNTGTSVYFAPDPKYFDSPKFSVSRLKHVLKAKAVLCPGLLVSFEDKATGEKVEWHYEDGLRSYLVDAVSGFERLPDEPFCGSLAGNKEAVDWALLWLPEGGESVQESYVNLIPTAQGGTHVNGLRQGLLDAMREFCEFRNLLPRGVKLAPEDVWERIAFVLSMKMQEPQFSGQTKERLSSREAAAFVSGVVKDAFSLWLNANPETGLALAELAINNAGRRLKASKKVERKRITQGPALPGKLADCAGQDPMRSELFLVEGDSAGGSAKQARDKEFQAILPLRGKILNTWEVDGSEVLASQEVHNIAVAIGVDPGAADMSQLRYGKICILADADSDGLHIATLLCALFVQHFRPLVDAGHVYVAMPPLYRIDLGKEIYYALDEAERDGILDRLVAEKKRGKPQVTRFKGLGEMNPPQLRETTMDPNTRRLVQLTLDDFEATSEMMDMLLAKKRAGDRKSWLESKGDLAEVLA